In Methylomagnum ishizawai, one DNA window encodes the following:
- a CDS encoding DUF58 domain-containing protein, which translates to MPSAPLPAAIRPGLDELIRLSQPAAGLRLASATVRALQSGQYLTAFKGRGMEFDETRPYAQGDDVRQLDWKVTARTGKPHTKLFREERERPVFLSVDYRAAMFFATRGMFKSAMAARLAALIAWSARAHGDRVGGQIFSEAGRVEFKPDHGHRAVLRLLKALVDPADPAAGDTAETALEDALSRLPRHARPGSLVFVFSDFRHLNAQGEAALSRLARHCDGVLVMISDPLEQALPLGRHRYAMAGRELLVDANRDTAAEHERRFLERQQRVRSLALGHGLRFVACRTLDDPLLILQQGIRRHPN; encoded by the coding sequence ATGCCTAGCGCCCCGCTCCCCGCCGCCATCCGCCCCGGCCTCGACGAATTGATCCGCCTGAGCCAACCCGCCGCCGGGCTGCGCTTGGCCAGCGCCACCGTCCGCGCCTTGCAGAGCGGCCAATACCTGACCGCGTTCAAGGGCCGCGGCATGGAATTCGACGAAACCCGTCCCTACGCCCAAGGCGACGATGTGCGCCAACTGGACTGGAAAGTCACCGCCCGCACCGGCAAGCCGCATACCAAGCTATTCCGCGAGGAGCGGGAACGCCCGGTATTCCTGTCGGTGGATTACCGCGCCGCGATGTTCTTCGCCACGCGAGGCATGTTCAAATCGGCCATGGCGGCGCGTTTGGCGGCGCTGATCGCCTGGAGCGCCCGCGCCCATGGCGACCGCGTGGGCGGGCAAATCTTTTCCGAAGCGGGCCGGGTCGAATTCAAACCGGACCATGGCCACCGCGCCGTGCTGCGCCTGCTCAAAGCCCTGGTGGACCCAGCCGATCCCGCCGCCGGAGACACCGCGGAAACGGCCTTGGAAGACGCCTTGTCGCGCCTGCCGCGCCATGCCCGGCCCGGCAGCCTGGTGTTCGTGTTCAGCGATTTCCGCCATCTCAACGCCCAGGGCGAGGCCGCGCTCAGCCGTTTGGCCCGGCATTGCGATGGCGTGCTGGTGATGATATCCGATCCGCTGGAACAGGCGCTGCCCTTGGGGCGGCACCGCTACGCCATGGCGGGACGGGAGTTGCTGGTCGATGCCAACCGCGACACCGCCGCCGAACACGAACGGCGCTTCCTGGAACGCCAGCAGCGGGTGCGGTCGCTGGCCCTGGGCCACGGGCTGCGCTTCGTGGCCTGCCGCACCCTCGACGATCCCCTGCTGATCCTGCAACAAGGCATTCGACGCCACCCTAATTGA
- a CDS encoding DUF4381 domain-containing protein: protein MEPLPLRDIHLPAAIGWWPPAPGWWLALLAAIGLVALSVWLVLRWRRVTPIKLARRELDALANAPELAPDEKLRRLSILLRRTALSLYPRQQVAGLTGAAWLDWLDATLGEPRFSQGPGRSLTEAPYRPRTGTDIEPLLALSRDWLRALAKTKAAHRALAPVRKTPRP, encoded by the coding sequence ATGGAACCCCTGCCTTTACGCGATATACATCTCCCCGCCGCCATTGGTTGGTGGCCCCCGGCACCGGGCTGGTGGCTGGCGTTGCTAGCCGCCATCGGCCTCGTCGCGCTCTCGGTCTGGCTGGTGCTACGTTGGCGGCGGGTCACGCCGATCAAGCTGGCACGGCGAGAACTCGACGCCCTGGCGAACGCCCCGGAACTCGCCCCGGATGAAAAACTGCGCCGCCTCTCCATCCTCCTGCGCCGGACCGCCCTGAGCCTATATCCCCGCCAGCAGGTCGCGGGTTTGACCGGCGCGGCATGGCTGGACTGGCTGGATGCGACCCTGGGCGAACCCCGCTTCAGCCAAGGTCCGGGACGCTCATTGACGGAAGCGCCCTACCGCCCACGGACCGGCACCGACATCGAGCCTTTGCTCGCCTTATCCCGCGATTGGCTGCGGGCGCTCGCCAAAACCAAAGCCGCCCATCGTGCCCTCGCCCCCGTCCGCAAGACTCCCCGCCCATGA
- a CDS encoding vWA domain-containing protein: protein MIDFAWFWMLLALPLPWLVYRLLPPVEDAAGAALRTPFLDELDGLPNAQRNTGTPTARLWMAALAWALLVVAAARPVWLGDPIEQAVSGRDLLLAVDLSGSMEMQDFVLEGKPVDRLTATQAVAGQFIERRVGDRLGLILFGERAYLQAPLTFDRKTVETLLDEAAIGLAGDKTAIGDAIGLAVKRLRDNPAGQRVLILLSDGANTAGTVAPLQAADLAARAGLKIYTIGIGADEMVLRDPFFGSRRVNPSKDLDEPTMRGIAEKTGGRYFRARDMAEFEEIYRLLDQLEPVERDKRYYRPHTELYPWPLGVALLVATGLGIWMNRGQP from the coding sequence ATGATCGATTTCGCTTGGTTCTGGATGCTGCTCGCCCTGCCCTTGCCCTGGCTGGTCTATAGGCTGCTGCCCCCGGTGGAGGACGCGGCGGGCGCGGCTTTGCGGACACCATTCCTCGATGAATTGGATGGCTTGCCCAACGCGCAGCGCAACACGGGTACGCCCACCGCCCGGCTCTGGATGGCGGCGCTGGCATGGGCCCTTCTGGTGGTCGCCGCGGCGCGGCCCGTGTGGTTGGGCGACCCTATCGAGCAAGCGGTGAGCGGACGGGATTTGCTGCTGGCGGTGGACCTGTCCGGCAGCATGGAAATGCAGGATTTCGTATTGGAAGGCAAGCCGGTGGACCGGCTGACCGCGACCCAGGCGGTGGCGGGCCAATTCATCGAACGGCGGGTGGGCGACCGGCTGGGGTTGATCCTATTCGGCGAGCGGGCTTATTTGCAAGCGCCGCTGACCTTCGACCGCAAGACGGTGGAAACCCTGCTGGACGAAGCCGCCATCGGCCTCGCGGGCGATAAGACCGCCATCGGCGACGCCATCGGCCTCGCGGTCAAGCGCCTGCGGGACAATCCAGCCGGGCAAAGGGTGTTGATCCTGCTCAGCGACGGGGCCAACACCGCCGGGACGGTCGCGCCCTTGCAAGCCGCCGATCTGGCCGCCAGGGCCGGGCTGAAGATATACACCATCGGTATCGGGGCCGACGAAATGGTGCTGCGGGACCCCTTCTTCGGCAGCCGACGGGTAAATCCCTCCAAGGATTTGGACGAACCCACCATGCGTGGCATCGCCGAGAAAACCGGTGGACGCTATTTCCGGGCGCGGGATATGGCGGAGTTCGAGGAGATTTATCGGCTGCTGGACCAATTGGAACCCGTGGAGCGGGATAAGCGTTATTACCGGCCCCACACCGAATTATATCCTTGGCCTTTGGGGGTGGCTTTGCTGGTGGCCACCGGCTTGGGGATATGGATGAACCGGGGACAGCCTTAA
- a CDS encoding DUF4241 domain-containing protein, which translates to MASEEYGFEVVDIGLLTVTSGWVAASDPFVDPAPPAFTRAVPPGNYPVQLAIARLSDGDERVAFARLVFQADGHIERWEMAVAAGQDVATLGEDGYFGYGVDTGTGCFMDVEAGRSLSSRMDIDPSYFDELLGAMESWLVFTPDADSPCNIACFSSGWGDGLYPSFFGLDRAGRPVALMTDFLVF; encoded by the coding sequence ATGGCGAGCGAGGAATACGGTTTCGAGGTCGTCGATATCGGATTGTTGACGGTGACTTCCGGTTGGGTCGCCGCGTCGGACCCGTTCGTCGATCCCGCGCCCCCGGCGTTCACCCGCGCGGTGCCGCCGGGTAACTACCCGGTCCAATTGGCCATCGCGCGGCTCTCCGACGGCGACGAACGGGTCGCGTTCGCCCGGCTGGTGTTCCAAGCCGATGGGCATATCGAGCGCTGGGAAATGGCGGTGGCCGCCGGGCAAGATGTGGCGACACTGGGGGAGGACGGCTATTTCGGCTACGGGGTGGATACCGGGACGGGCTGCTTCATGGATGTGGAAGCGGGCCGGTCTTTGTCGTCCAGAATGGATATTGATCCTAGCTATTTCGACGAACTCCTCGGCGCGATGGAGTCGTGGCTGGTTTTCACGCCTGATGCAGATTCCCCCTGCAATATCGCTTGCTTTTCCAGCGGCTGGGGCGATGGGCTCTATCCCTCGTTCTTCGGGCTCGACCGGGCCGGTCGGCCGGTGGCCTTGATGACGGATTTCCTGGTTTTCTAG
- the fliP gene encoding flagellar type III secretion system pore protein FliP (The bacterial flagellar biogenesis protein FliP forms a type III secretion system (T3SS)-type pore required for flagellar assembly.): MKARHPLRGFGAGVLLAWGVLFVAAAQAAPGIDAVTVTNNPAGGQSYTVSLQILVLMTALSLLPSLLLGMTSFTRIMVVLAILRQALGTGQTPSNQVLLGISLFLTLFTMLPVFEQVHDQAYQPYIQEKITPEQAVERAGVPFRQFMLRQTRETDLEMFVRVSGKTIDTPEETPFSLLIPAFMISELKTAFQIGFLLFLPFLIIDLVVATVLMSMGMMMLSPMVISLPFKLMLFVLVDGWSLVVETLAASFYVT; this comes from the coding sequence TTGAAAGCGCGGCATCCGCTCCGGGGATTCGGCGCGGGTGTGCTGCTGGCCTGGGGGGTGTTATTCGTCGCCGCCGCGCAGGCCGCGCCCGGCATCGACGCCGTGACCGTGACCAATAACCCCGCGGGCGGGCAATCCTACACGGTCAGCCTGCAAATCCTGGTGCTGATGACGGCTTTGAGCCTGTTGCCGTCCTTGCTGCTGGGGATGACCTCGTTCACCCGCATCATGGTGGTGCTGGCGATCCTGCGCCAAGCCCTGGGCACCGGTCAGACCCCGAGCAACCAAGTCCTGCTGGGGATTTCGCTGTTCCTGACGCTGTTCACCATGTTGCCGGTGTTCGAGCAGGTCCACGACCAAGCCTACCAGCCTTATATCCAAGAGAAGATCACGCCCGAGCAGGCGGTGGAACGGGCCGGGGTGCCGTTCCGCCAATTCATGCTGCGGCAGACGCGGGAAACCGACCTCGAAATGTTCGTCCGCGTGTCCGGCAAGACCATCGACACCCCGGAGGAAACCCCGTTCTCGCTGTTGATCCCGGCCTTCATGATCAGCGAGTTGAAGACCGCCTTCCAGATCGGGTTCCTGTTGTTCCTGCCCTTCCTCATCATCGATCTGGTGGTGGCGACGGTGTTGATGTCCATGGGCATGATGATGCTCTCGCCCATGGTGATCTCGCTGCCGTTCAAGCTGATGCTGTTCGTGTTGGTGGATGGCTGGTCCTTGGTGGTGGAAACCTTGGCGGCGAGTTTCTATGTGACGTAG
- the fliO gene encoding flagellar biosynthetic protein FliO, which produces MKRRAAVGWTLWPLAVWAETPIPPAVPAVNLGQWLSALVLVLGLIFLGAWLLRRLGSFSRLAPGQFRVLAAVSLGARERAVLLQAGGKQLVLGVAPGRVETLCVLEGNDSIPVEAAPPPPETAGLFAQRLAELLNRKRP; this is translated from the coding sequence ATGAAAAGACGGGCGGCAGTGGGCTGGACGCTGTGGCCGCTGGCGGTATGGGCCGAAACCCCGATCCCTCCCGCCGTGCCCGCCGTGAATCTCGGGCAATGGCTGTCTGCCTTGGTGCTGGTGCTGGGATTGATTTTCCTCGGCGCTTGGCTGCTGCGGCGCTTGGGGAGTTTTTCGCGGCTGGCACCGGGGCAGTTCCGGGTGCTGGCGGCGGTGTCGCTGGGGGCGCGGGAACGGGCGGTGTTGTTGCAGGCGGGCGGCAAGCAATTGGTGTTGGGCGTCGCGCCGGGCCGGGTGGAAACCCTGTGCGTGCTGGAAGGGAACGACTCGATCCCGGTCGAGGCGGCCCCGCCACCGCCGGAAACCGCGGGCCTGTTCGCCCAGCGGCTGGCGGAATTGTTGAACCGGAAGCGGCCTTGA
- the fliN gene encoding flagellar motor switch protein FliN: protein MRAEFDDLVPPPTVEAKSEDVNLDVLLDVPVTIAMEIGRTRINIRNLLQLTQGSVVELDRLAGEPMDVMVNGTLIAHGEVVVVNDKFGIRLTDVVSPAERVKKLR, encoded by the coding sequence ATGCGGGCCGAGTTCGACGACTTGGTGCCGCCGCCCACGGTCGAGGCGAAGTCCGAGGATGTCAACCTCGACGTGTTATTGGACGTGCCCGTCACCATCGCCATGGAGATAGGCCGCACCCGCATCAATATCCGCAACCTGCTGCAACTGACCCAAGGCTCGGTGGTGGAACTGGACCGGCTGGCGGGCGAACCCATGGACGTGATGGTGAACGGCACCTTGATCGCCCATGGCGAAGTGGTGGTGGTGAACGACAAGTTCGGCATCCGCCTGACCGACGTGGTCAGCCCCGCCGAACGGGTGAAGAAACTGAGATGA
- the fliM gene encoding flagellar motor switch protein FliM, giving the protein MAVHDLLTQEEIDALLHGVDDGEIKTESDAGYTRGEVRAFDFTSQDRIVRGRMPTLEMVNDRFVRHFRVSLFNMLRRSSEISVSGVQVLKFSEYVHSLFVPSNLNVVRMNPLRGRALLVIEPTLVFTAVDNFFGGSGQFYNKIEGREFTPTEMRIIRIILDLIFKDMKEAWAPVMPIDFEYLGSEVNPQFANIVSPTEVVVVSTIHIELEGGGGDLHMTMPYSMIEPIRELLDAGIQGDRGEDVDGRWRSALHAEILGAELEMHSLLVEKELVLEDLLHFKPGDVIPVELPETVTVIIEDIPVFRAKLGVSKGYYAVQILEKVARQPEADRGVLI; this is encoded by the coding sequence CAAGACCGAGTCGGATGCCGGCTACACCCGCGGCGAGGTGCGGGCCTTCGACTTCACCAGCCAGGACCGTATCGTCCGGGGCCGGATGCCGACCCTGGAAATGGTCAACGACCGCTTCGTGCGCCATTTCCGGGTCAGCTTGTTCAATATGCTGCGGCGCTCCTCCGAGATTTCGGTGTCGGGGGTGCAGGTGCTGAAATTCTCGGAATACGTCCACAGCCTGTTCGTGCCGAGCAACCTCAACGTGGTCCGCATGAACCCCCTGCGCGGGCGGGCCTTGCTGGTGATCGAGCCGACCTTGGTGTTCACCGCCGTGGACAATTTCTTCGGCGGCAGCGGGCAGTTCTACAACAAGATCGAGGGCCGCGAGTTCACCCCCACCGAGATGCGGATCATCCGCATCATCCTGGATTTGATCTTCAAGGACATGAAGGAAGCCTGGGCTCCGGTCATGCCCATCGATTTCGAATACCTGGGTTCCGAGGTCAACCCGCAGTTCGCCAATATCGTCAGCCCGACCGAGGTGGTGGTGGTCTCGACCATCCATATCGAACTGGAAGGCGGCGGCGGCGATTTGCACATGACCATGCCGTATTCCATGATCGAGCCGATCCGGGAGCTGTTGGACGCCGGTATCCAGGGCGACCGCGGCGAGGATGTCGATGGGCGCTGGCGCTCGGCCCTGCACGCGGAAATCCTGGGGGCCGAACTCGAAATGCACAGCCTCCTGGTGGAAAAGGAACTGGTGCTGGAAGACCTGTTGCACTTCAAGCCCGGCGATGTGATCCCGGTCGAACTGCCCGAGACCGTCACCGTCATCATCGAGGACATTCCGGTGTTCCGAGCCAAGCTGGGCGTCTCCAAGGGTTATTATGCGGTGCAGATATTGGAGAAGGTGGCCCGGCAGCCGGAGGCGGACCGGGGTGTGTTGATTTAG